The following proteins are encoded in a genomic region of Melopsittacus undulatus isolate bMelUnd1 chromosome 8, bMelUnd1.mat.Z, whole genome shotgun sequence:
- the PERCC1 gene encoding protein PERCC1, which produces MAAGVIRPLAELRLPSPFPHGLLLPVRPEPDFPDLSEEEEEDEDEDEEEAAEESTRLEPAVPSTAEPTLQLLRFSELISCDIQRYFGRQGQDEAAGSHGMSEDCGSPRHTEPEAPRGSPGAVHRLGPLAELFEYGVHRCLPPRAASGKTQRLERKYGHITPMHRRKLPPSFWREPGPGTTGLLHTGTPDFSDLLAHWTVELGPELGAGRELQPELGRPGLEAEPFAGL; this is translated from the coding sequence ATGGCTGCAGGCGTCATCCGGCCGCTGGCCGAGCTGCGGCTGCCCTCACCCTTCCCGCACGGCCTGTTGCTGCCCGTGCGCCCCGAGCCCGACTTCCCCGACCTCTccgaggaagaggaggaggacgaGGACGAGGATgaagaggaggcagcagaggagaGCACGAGGCTGGAGCCAGCCGTCCCCAGCACTGCCGAGCCCACACTGCAGCTCCTCCGGTTCTCAGAGCTCATCAGCTGTGACATCCAGCGGTACTTCGGCCGGCAGGGCCAGGACGAGGCCGCCGGCAGCCATGGCATGTCTGAGGACTGCGGCTCACCGCGGCACACCGAGCCCGAGGCGCCGCGGGGCAGCCCCGGGGCTGTGCACAGGCTGGGGCCGCTGGCCGAGCTCTTCGAGTACGGCGTGCACCGGTGTCTGCCGCCCCGGGCGGCCAGCGGCAAGACACAGCGGCTGGAGAGGAAGTACGGCCACATCACCCCCATGCACCGCAGGAAGCTGCCGCCCTCCTTCTGGAGGGAGCCGGGCCCCGGCACCACCGGCCTCCTCCACACCGGCACCCCCGACTTCAGCGACCTCCTGGCCCACTGGACGGTGGAGCTGGGGCCGGAGCTGGGTGCCGGGCGGGAGCTGCAGCCGGAGCTGGGCCGCCCAGGGCTGGAGGCCGAGCCCTTTGCCGGGCTGTGA